In Mytilus galloprovincialis chromosome 1, xbMytGall1.hap1.1, whole genome shotgun sequence, the following are encoded in one genomic region:
- the LOC143084421 gene encoding uncharacterized protein LOC143084421: protein MGCFDMPKISGMPYLFLASHILLVLVNKMNAMTVTETIISIVDIKTDSYTPTQSSLTRIIHRNSINPNTTFQPSPYSIFSDLNGTFHFDISPPSINDLLVNSNQTVNFSCNVDHQFPNVLNDSIGNRNLILNNDHLNTSLLVTVTSSDHNVASIVSYRMVQGRKRLVRTPILQETISMQVELNNDHNFTIEAMKIGYVTFLLTLLESESIDMAKAGYSKQLSSTEYNVQVVRAEKLADFVFDCSAAAVAILISFGIGCVTDTDSIKKQLKYPVSLLIGFCCQFLLMPVLAFGIAKILNLERNVQFGLLCVACVPGGGFGHVAVIVSKSDLPLSVTMNLINIVAMLGTAPLWIFVLGQYFQSNQGIRIIPIYNFEIWLASIFFAYTAGLVINRFKPVVADALMTWIIKPFLLLATILYITLGVYINMYVFDPVDGWAFFAALLLPLCGFIMAYVLGIIFRQKTSFCQSLALETSSLNCLIVLAAIRFTLQKPAADLASTIPIWTMFTIPGLYVVLSILNYIKCSLCSFCKSRKEEKFRHFSIASGIVNQANMAALSAPLFVTEVTDDEQASMSEKITVL from the exons atggGATGTTTTGATATGCCCAAGATCTCAGGCATGCCTTACTTATTTCTTGCATCACACATTTTACTGGTGCTCGTCAATAAAATGAATGCCATGACCGTTACAGAGACCATTATTTCCATTGTTGATATTAAAACCGACTCGTACACTCCAACACAATCCTCTCTGACCAGAATAATCCACAGAAATTCAATCAATCCAAATACAACATTCCAGCCTTCTCCTTATTCCATTTTTTCCGATTTGAATGGAACGTTCCATTTTGACATCAGCCCACCTTCAATCAATGATTTGCTGGTAAATTCCAATCAGACTGTTAACTTCAGCTGCAATGTCGACCATCAATTTCCTAATGTGCTAAATGACAGTATTGGGAATAGGAATCTAATACTGAATAATGACCATCTAAATACCTCACTGCTTGTCACTGTCACATCGTCGGACCACAATGTGGCCAGTATTGTCTCCTATCGCATGGTACAGGGACGGAAACGACTCGTACGCACACCGATACTACAGGAAACAATATCTATGCAAGTAGAATTGAATAATGACCATAACTTTACAATAGAGGCGATGAAAATTGGCTATGTGACTTTTTTACTGACACTTTTAGAATCTGAGAGTATTGACATGGCTAAGGCAGGCTATTCTAAACAATTGTCCTCAACAGAATATAATGTGCAAGTTGTACGAGCAGAAAAATTAGCGGATTTTGTTTTTGACTGTAGTGCTGCTGCCGTAGCTATTCTGATTAGTTTTGGCATAGGATGTGTGACGGATACAGATAGTATTAAAAAACAGCTAAAATATCCTGTGTCACTTCTAATAGGATTTTGTTGCCAGTTCTTACTTATGCCTGTG ctTGCCTTTGGTATTGCTAAAATACTAAATCTGGAGAGAAATGTACAATTTGGTTTGTTATGTGTGGCATGTGTACCAGGCGGAGGGTTTGGCCATGTGGCTGTGATAGTTAGTAAATCTGATCTTCCACTCAGTGTCACAATGAATCTCATAAACATTGTAGCCATGCTTG GTACAGCTCCACTGTGGATTTTTGTGCTGGGACAGTATTTTCAGAGTAATCAGGGAATCAGAATTATTccaatatataattttgaaatatggctggCATCTATATTTTTTGCGTACACCGCTGGATTGGTTATAAACCGGTTTAAACCAGTTGTAGCAGATGCATTAATGACATGGATAATAAAACCATTCTTACTGCTTGCAACTATTCTATATATTACACTAGGAGTTTATATCAATATGTATGTCTTCGATCCCGTGGACGGATGGGCCTTTTTCGCAGCACTTCTGCTTCCACTATGTGGATTTATCATGGCATATGTTCTAGGCATTATATTCAGacaaaaaacatcattttgtcaATCACTTGCATTGGAAACATCTAGTTTAAACTGCCTTATCGTACTGGCAGCTATAAGATTTACGCTACAGAAACCAGCGGCAGACTTAGCATCAACTATTCCAATATGGACAATGTTTACTATACCAGGACTGTACGTAGTTTTGTCAATTCTAAATTATATCAAATGTAGTTTATGTAGTTTTTGTAAGAGCCGAAAAGAAGAGAAATTTAGACATTTTAGCATTGCATCTGGAATAGTGAATCAGGCAAATATGGCGGCTCTTTCAGCGCCATTGTTTGTGACAGAAGTTACCGATGATGAACAAGCATCTATGAGTGAAAAAATAACTGTTTTGTAG